One stretch of Clupea harengus chromosome 2, Ch_v2.0.2, whole genome shotgun sequence DNA includes these proteins:
- the LOC105908660 gene encoding cytochrome c oxidase assembly factor 5, translating into MPKYYEDKEDDGKACAGIREDFKACLLQHDCVLKEGKKPSDCLKEGACKGLQVSFFECKRSMLDTRSRFRGRKGY; encoded by the exons ATGCCCAAATACTACGAAGATAAAGAAGATGACGGCAAGGCTTGTGCTGGAATTAGAGAGGATTTTAAAGCCTGTCTCCTTCAGCATGACTGTGTTTTAAAG GAGGGAAAGAAACCCAGTGACTGTTTGAAAGAAGGAGCCTGTAAGGGCTTGCAAGTCTCTTTCTTCGAGTGCAAGAGGTCAATG ctggaCACAAGATCTCGATTCAGAGGCAGAAAGGGCTACTGA
- the LOC116223159 gene encoding perforin-1-like — translation MATCCTSLPLGLLVLSLLCVATADVRVRGLRGYGLNGDAKSDPDPYVKVFCGYAFGGQTESIDENPNPTWHAAFSFPDGRPGDVLKLEVWERDKMYDDHLGTCTTTVQSGSHKISCSLARGRIEFHYELFSCLDSV, via the coding sequence ATGGCAACCTGCTGTACCTCCCTTCCCCTGGGCCTCCTTGTCCTGTCCCTGCTGTGTGTGGCTACTGCTGACGTCCGTGTGAGGGGCCTCCGTGGCTACGGCCTGAACGGCGATGCCAAGAGCGATCCTGACCCCTACGTCAAAGTGTTCTGTGGCTATGCTTTTGGCGGCCAGACAGAGTCCATAGATGAGAATCCCAACCCCACCTGGCACGCAGCGTTCAGCTTCCCAGACGGAAGACCTGGAGATGTCCTCAAACTGGAGGTGTGGGAAAGGGACAAGATGTATGACGACCATCTGGGGACCTGCACTACTACTGTACAATCTGGCAGCCACAAGATCTCTTGCTCACTAGCGAGAGGCAGGATAGAGTTCCACTACGAGCTGTTTTCCTGTCTAGATTCTGTCTAG